From the genome of Podarcis muralis chromosome 3, rPodMur119.hap1.1, whole genome shotgun sequence:
CTTTCCATTGGGAGGCAAGCCTGAACTCTGCCCCACAGACTGAGGGAGGGACTTGGTAGAGAAGCTAAGTGTTTTGGTGGTTGAGGCAGCCAGGCTTCGAGCCTTAGGACTTGCCAAGAGGAGCTTGCTCACTGCAGAGATCTTTGATTGACTGGCCTTTGGTGAGGCCCCTGCAGACTGAGAAAGGCCTGAGTTTGTGGGTGAGGACATTGCACTGCGGTTGAAACTTCTCCCAGCTCTGGGCATTGTGGTGTCTTTCCCAGGACCCATCTTGGAGCTGACAGAGGACAGACTCTCTGCCCTTTCCAAAGACAGGCACTCATAATGGCTCCCACTGGACCTTCCCAAGGAATTGGTTCTGCTGGCCAGCTGTTCAAGTTTGGCACTAAACAATTTACTGCTGCTATTGTTACCGCTCTCCATACTGGAacccttttgtttcccattcagcTCATCGGGAAAACTAGCCAGGAAAGGGGCTGGTTGGTTCAAAgggctgctggtgctgctgctgcaagtgctGTGCTGAGGGCTGGCCCTATTTTTCTGATCCAGGCTAGATTTCCTCACGGGAGGCAACGGCGGAGTTCCTTTTGGACGTGTGAGAACGCAGTGTTTGGGGGACGCAAACCTTCTTTCCAAGCTAGCTCTGGAAGTCTGGGACCCAACAGAACAGCTAATGGCACTGTTCTCCTCAATGTAATGATAGGAAACAGCGTCCAATTCCTCCAGCTTGCTGGCCTTCTGAACGCCTCTCGTGAGGCTGCCATTTTTAAAGCTCTCCGTAGTGTGTGCTGGGCTGTGGGCTGTGGAACTGGGAAGTCCCATTTCACATCCATCTACAACCCTCTTCAGGTTTTCCGTTCCCGGGGAGCTGGAAGTCTCTCCGCTACTGCTGCTAAACCTGTCTGCTGACTTCTGCTTCTTATTTTGTTGAGTGATGGCTTCAGCCTTGGGGCCACAGCTTTCTTTTTTCACACTGTCTTCCCTCTTTAGCCAAGGATCATCAAATTTTATCTCTTTTCTTACACTGGATTCCTTCACCTCTTGAGGCTGGGGAACTTTTGCTGGTGACGACACTGCAGATACGGTCTCAGGCGGCTCTTGTGCCTTAAAGGGATTGACAGCAATACATGGATACACAGTAATGTTGGTCTTCATTGGAATGAAACCTTCACAACTGCTTAGGCTTGTGGTGTTTGATATTGTGACCATAGTCTTTCCCAGGGCTGATATTTTACAACCTTTGATAGGTgacattttattaatattttcatcGGTAACCTCTGGCAGTACAAATATTTCCTCGGTGACTGGCTTTTGCTTGTCATTTATACAAACCACACTGCTGTTCTGTACGCCTCTTGCCAGTTCAGGAATGGGCGCATCTGCCAGTGCTTCCCCATGCCCATAGCATGCTTGGGCTATGAAGCTGTGGCATGACTGTTCACCATCACTGCCGGTGCTCATTTCGCTCAACCACGAGCTGATAGAGGAACGTCTGCTTTCAGCCTCTTCAGCTTTGTGATCCAGTCCCATTTTTGGAAGAGGCATAAACTGGGTGATACTGACCTCAGACACAGGAGCTGTACTGGCATAGCATTCAAGATCTTCACTGATGCTGCTGATAATGCTAACCGGCCTAGACCCGGAGGCCAGAGCTTGCACAGAACAATCACTGTTAAAGCTGATGATACTTGTTGGACGTCCGTTCTCCAGAACCCCACTAATGGTCAGTTCTTCAACCAGGGTGAATACCAGCTCATCTTCTCCGTTCAGCTCTAAGGGCTGCTGCACCGTGACCATGGTGGTGCTCAAAATCTCCTTCTTCGATTCAGGAGAAAGAGGTGgctcttgctgctgctcctgctgctcttCATTGTCAATGGGCTCCCCATAATCAGCACTACTGGAAGACACAGACTTTTTCAGGAGCTGTGGACTCATGCCAATGGGAGGAGTGCGGATCTCTGGCTGCATCAGAGACTCACTGGACACCATCCCGGAGTCCTTGCTTAAGGATGACGGTGGTGGTGCAGGGTTGGGCAGCACCCCTTTCTGGGTGTAAACCTTGCACCTCTGAGAAGGAGAAGTGGGCGGCTTGTACTCGGATGTCTTGGAAAGGCTTGCAATACCAAGCCGTGGGGAACCCATGGGCCGAGGCTTGCTTTCTACAAAGCCGCAAGTGTTCAGGCTTTCTCGGCTGCTCTGCAGATCCGTGCTGTGGGATTGCTGGGAACAGTTTGTGTGGCTACTTGGACTGCCTGTAACACTCCTAGGTAATGGAGGGGTGGGTGCCTCATTAAGCACCCCAGTGTGAACAGGGGAATGGCTTCCCTGAATTTTGTTGGCTGTTGCATTCAGGTTTTCCTTGAAATCTTTATCAGGTTCTTGGCAGCCTGCCAGGCCTTCTTCTGATGCACTAGTGAGCTCTGCTGCTTGGCCTGACACAGGGCACTTAGTCACTTGGTCGGAGCTGAACTGAACAGGCAGTTCTTCAAAAGGAAACGTGTCAGTCTCCTCACTGCCGTCAATGCAGTCTAACCTCTCCTGGAGTTCCGCAAATGTATTGCACTTCAAGCAGTCTCTCTCAGAAGTGCTGGGCGCTGTCTCACTCATGTCCTCCAGCTTGCCTTCAGTTTTGGTCTTCTGAAGGGCAGGAACTATGGGGACAAAATCGGGGGGACCTTCGTTGTCAGTCAGTTCCTTGTCCGAAAGGGCTGTGCCGTTGGGGCCAACGTAAATGACGGTGTCGCATGACTGTTCGCTGCTAGAAGAATAATCTGGGTCACTTGACAAGTGAAGAATGGGGAAGTCTGGATCAACAACATTCCGAGAATGGAAGGGCCTCAGCTGGGTTGGCCTCCGCATCCTCCCTTCTTCACAAGAACTTTCTCCTCCTGAAGAGCTTGATGTGTACTGTTGGGTAGGAAGACAGGGGAAAGGTTAGCATTtcgaagaacccccccccccttccatggaGCTGAAATCCACACCCCATGCTCTCATATAAGCCTTCATGCATGCAGAGGCTACTGCAAAACCGGGCATGGAGACTGCTTCATTCAACATGCAGTAGAGTGCTATGTGAAGCTGGTGGCTTCTGGCATCAGGGATAAAGCCGCCAAGTCCACGTGGCAGCTTGCTGTACAGAAATGGTTTAGCATTTCAAACAGCTCCATGTGCTTGGATTTAAGCAGCTGTCATACTGCTCTATTTGTTCATACAGGAGCAGTTGGTGGGGAGGGGacttgcttactgggagggagaagggTGAGGCAGTGGGGAGCTGGGCACGGTGTGGATGCACCAACAGGAGGGGCAGATTGGCTCCGCAGGTGCATCTGCACAGCACTGACCTCCCCAGGGCCTTGCCCTTCTCCTTACTGGGAAGCTGCAGTGACTCTGGACCACAGGTTCAAGCTGACTTCCATCCTCACTCGCAGCTCCTCTGTTCATGCACACTGGGATTTAGCAGAATCACAGAGAGTAAAAACAAGTTCTAAAGTGAAATGAAAACCAATTTATTTCAAACATGTTACTTTTATAAGGTTCTCCTTCATTCCTTTGTTGTGAGTTTTGTCAATATTATTCCCATTTTTCATATGAAAAACTGAGGTTGGACAGTAGTGATCTGCCCAAGATAACATGGACCAACTCCTTATCATGGAGGGCTCCAACTCATGCGCTGTCAATAGTATGGTCTTCATGCCTGTTTATAAATACCCTATACAGTCAGACAGCAATGTCACTTACTGGGGTATGTTGTTGTGCAGTTATATTGAGGAAAAATGCCTGATGCTGCAATTCTTCTGCTGAACTCAGTGAGTTGCTCTACCAACTAAATATGTGTAAGATTGGGCTGCATGCCACTTTGATCCCAGTGTTCCTTCTGACAGTTGTTAAAACAAATTCATTAAAAAGCCTGCCATGGCATTCTTGCAATTATTTACTCTGAAATTCATTCACTGATCACAGTGGAGTTACTTTAGATGGATGACTGAAGTCTACAGCTAAAACCAAAGGCTAATGATGTTGAGCTGAAACATATAGTTGAAAGTGGATGAGCATTTAGTAAGCAACACCCATCACTTAATTAGGTGGCTGGGATAAGCACACTTGGAAGTGTATTTCGCTAGAATCAAGGGGGCTTACTTCTGTGATTACAGCGGTGGAGATGAAAGCAGAAAAGGAAGAATGAGAAAAAACAAACCATGCCTCCCACGTCTTTCTTCCATTAACTATATAAAAGTGGGTTCACCTCTGCATTTCAGGATGCAGGGGAACACACTGATCCTCTAGTCCAGTTTACAGCAACAAAAGCTCAAGTAATACTAACATTTCCTAGATTTTAATAATGCCAAATAGATGCGCTCAGTAACTTTCTGAAAAATCTCTAAGAAAGGATTCCACTACTTCTCTGTCCAAGttatcattttttttattatagtTAATATGTGTTTTCTGATACACTTTAACACAGTGGgactttcattttatttctttatacatTTTATGAGCCTCCTTTCAAAGTGATTTCCACAAACTACTGAAGCCAATATCAAATGAAATAACAATTCAACCACTCCCAGCAATAAAATATAAGCAACTAGCAGCATAATACatgttggcacagaaggaagtcctattgaGGTAagtattggattgcagccttaagctgCAATAAAAGCTGATTGCTTGCTTAAGAGAAGGAAGTTTCCAAAATTAAAAAGCCGTTATCTGCTGACAGAAATTGTCCAGAGTAGGAACAAGGCAAGTCTCCTTAGAGAGGCACTTCTACCAAGTCCTGATCCCACATGTCTAACTTCAAAAAGAAGTAAAACGTCTCAGTGACTGTGAAGGAACATACTCTCCATACTTAAGTCCTAGGCAACTAACTTTCACAGTTTTACTTAGTTGTTGCAAATTTTAATTAATGTTCAGTTTTATTTAGATAGTGGCTAGAGAACAAGAGATATAAAATAACGTGTGCTGGATCAACCTTTTCTTGCTGTAAATGCATGTTAGCTTCTGATTTTTATCAGAACTGAGCATTGGTATATGCAATCTTCTCTAAAAGAACTATATAGAATTCAGATCAGAACACCAAGCTTCTCAATTTTCACTCTCAAGATAAAATATCATGCTTCAAATGCACTGGCTGAATTAGTACCACCCAGACCACATCAgctagtctttttttaaaaaaaaaaaagtttgtgctCATTGTAAGGTTAATGAGGGAAATGCTATCAAAATTAACATTGGTGTCACACACTACAGCATGCTCTGTTGCAGAGATCTCTACTGGGAAGATATTGTTGTGCAGTGATATTTTGTAGAATCTGTTAATTGATCTCAGCTCACATTTAACAATCCTTAGGCTGCTAATGTGAATGATGTTAATAAATTATTCCAGCTTGACTTTTAACCAGGATTCCATGCTACATAGACTTCAAGAAAGCAACATCAGAGTTTGAGCTCTGCCATTTCTGTGCCTATTATAACCAATAATTCATCTAACAATGAACATATGATTTCCCTCATGCACTCGGATGTACTGCCATACCATCAGAAATTAAGAATATTGATTTTTGTTAGAAGCTGCACTTTCAAGGCCTCTCCCATTTCTTTCGGATCCCTAGCTTGTCATGCTCTTTCCAGAGCACAGCAACAAAAGAGTTTCCCCCTTGTCCttacctttgttttctttttcttcattcttAAAACCCTGGATGCAATCTGGATGGTGGAAAGTGTTTCAGCATAGTTCCCTGCAGCTGCCGAAATGTGAGCTATCATGGTAGTACGGCAGTTCATGTTCCCAAGGGACTCCCGGAGCAACATGGTCAGCTTGCTGTCTctgcaaaataaaaagaattaaggCTACATTAGTGAGCCATGTTTCACTTCGACTGTCGGGATGTGACTCCAGGTCTCAGCAagatttcttcctttttaatggAATACTAATTAGCATTGTTCTTCGGGATTCTAGTGCACTACATCTGCCTCTGAACAAGCTGGAAAATCCCTGCACTGAAATGGAGAGGCTCTTATCTTTCAAGGGTTTTCTGCCTGTCTTGTTTTCCTAGCACATTTTCAGCAGTATTTTAGCACTGGAAGCCGCCTCATCGCCAGGAACCTACTCTGGGCTAActagttttaaaagaaaacccagcTGGATTTAAGGATCAGGCCTTAAAACACATCACGAGTTTCACCTCCGCTCATTCTTTTTGATGTCTGAAGGTGGAATTAGTTTGTCCCATTTTCTCCCTGTCACACACTGAGTCACTGAACGGACTCATTTTTAGAAGACCTTGCAACCTCCGCCTCTCCATCACTTCCAATGATTGTAATGAGACCTGCAAATGGTATTGCATGACAATTGCTTTGGCACTGAAGAAACTCTGCTAACATTATCCATTAATGCAACCCCAATTATTACTGCAGGCGATGGCGTGCCATCAAAaattcaacaacaaaaacttatttagaatgaattttttttaaaaaacaacaaccccataccAAACCCTGCCTCTTGTCAGCAGTGCACAAGACAATTCAGGAGTAAAACAGTCACTGTGTTATGTGATGATGGTAGGAACCATTCATTCTATTAATGCAGTTAACAAGGGTACAATTCACCAGGCACTTGTCCTTTGAGAGCCCTATGGGAATGGATGGGAATTATGCtccctccataataataataataat
Proteins encoded in this window:
- the KIF26B gene encoding kinesin-like protein KIF26B isoform X3, whose amino-acid sequence is MTLINCSPKPASAANCQTETSSRHTLFLCVNEISAEPLFTHLPVKCGRIGFIALLQDPAFSSAIHDKLQVPNTTRKAWNERDNRCDVCATHLNQLKQEAIQMVLTLEQAANTEHCDASPGSPPPLPNIPTLVGSRHMGSLQPRDWAYMSAPYATSNYAGFLPNKLSGKQNNIGIVNGIEKKNGSLGHQAKVSVQMATSPSNGNILNSVAIQAHQYLDGTWSLSRTNGVTLYPYQISQLMTETGREGLTEAALNRYNADKPSLYSLPASQSTCVASDTSTGTSVAASFFARAAQKLNLSSKKKKHRPSASSVSESHLFATKFSTILQTSPPPAPPCLLRAVNKVKDTPGLGKVKVMVRICSTLARDSSESSSFLKVDPRKKQITLYDPLSCGSQNAFQKRSSQVPPKMFAFDAVFPQDASQAEVCAGTVAEVIQSVVNGADGCVFCFGHTKLGKSYTMIGKDDSMQNLGIIPCAISWLFKLINERKEKTGARFSVRISAVEVWGKEENLRDLLSEVATGSLQDGQSPGVYLCEDPICGMQLQNQSELRAPTAEKAAFFLDAAIASRRSSQQDCREEDHKNSHMLFTLHIYQYRMEKSGKGGMSGGRSRLHLIDLGSCVKPLSKNREGGSGLCLSLSALGNVILALVNGSKHIPYKDSKLTMLLRESLGNMNCRTTMIAHISAAAGNYAETLSTIQIASRVLRMKKKKTKYTSSSSGGESSCEEGRMRRPTQLRPFHSRNVVDPDFPILHLSSDPDYSSSSEQSCDTVIYVGPNGTALSDKELTDNEGPPDFVPIVPALQKTKTEGKLEDMSETAPSTSERDCLKCNTFAELQERLDCIDGSEETDTFPFEELPVQFSSDQVTKCPVSGQAAELTSASEEGLAGCQEPDKDFKENLNATANKIQGSHSPVHTGVLNEAPTPPLPRSVTGSPSSHTNCSQQSHSTDLQSSRESLNTCGFVESKPRPMGSPRLGIASLSKTSEYKPPTSPSQRCKVYTQKGVLPNPAPPPSSLSKDSGMVSSESLMQPEIRTPPIGMSPQLLKKSVSSSSADYGEPIDNEEQQEQQQEPPLSPESKKEILSTTMVTVQQPLELNGEDELVFTLVEELTISGVLENGRPTSIISFNSDCSVQALASGSRPVSIISSISEDLECYASTAPVSEVSITQFMPLPKMGLDHKAEEAESRRSSISSWLSEMSTGSDGEQSCHSFIAQACYGHGEALADAPIPELARGVQNSSVVCINDKQKPVTEEIFVLPEVTDENINKMSPIKGCKISALGKTMVTISNTTSLSSCEGFIPMKTNITVYPCIAVNPFKAQEPPETVSAVSSPAKVPQPQEVKESSVRKEIKFDDPWLKREDSVKKESCGPKAEAITQQNKKQKSADRFSSSSGETSSSPGTENLKRVVDGCEMGLPSSTAHSPAHTTESFKNGSLTRGVQKASKLEELDAVSYHYIEENSAISCSVGSQTSRASLERRFASPKHCVLTRPKGTPPLPPVRKSSLDQKNRASPQHSTCSSSTSSPLNQPAPFLASFPDELNGKQKGSSMESGNNSSSKLFSAKLEQLASRTNSLGRSSGSHYECLSLERAESLSSVSSKMGPGKDTTMPRAGRSFNRSAMSSPTNSGLSQSAGASPKASQSKISAVSKLLLASPKARSLAASTTKTLSFSTKSLPQSVGQSSGLPPNGKNMSWSTQSLSRNRSSGLSSKLPLRAVNGRISELLQGSTGTRGLQLRRNSDTDDRSAVHGEEKPTVHLLPSPYSKITPPRKPHRCSSGHGSDNSSVLSGELPPAMGKTALFYHSGGSSGYESMMRDSEATGSASSAQDSMSENSSSLSGRCRSLKNPKKRSNTGSQRRRLIPALSLDTTSPIRKPASPAVRWVDGPLRSSQRGMGEPFEIKVYEIDDVERLQRRRMGDNNEVICFNAKLKILEHRQQRIAEVKAKYEWLMRELEVTKQYLMLDPNKWLSEFDLEQVFELDSLEYLEALECVTERLENRVNYCKAHLMMITCFDITSGRR
- the KIF26B gene encoding kinesin-like protein KIF26B isoform X4; this translates as MMDWRPIAAQKLNLSSKKKKHRPSASSVSESHLFATKFSTILQTSPPPAPPCLLRAVNKVKDTPGLGKVKVMVRICSTLARDSSESSSFLKVDPRKKQITLYDPLSCGSQNAFQKRSSQVPPKMFAFDAVFPQDASQAEVCAGTVAEVIQSVVNGADGCVFCFGHTKLGKSYTMIGKDDSMQNLGIIPCAISWLFKLINERKEKTGARFSVRISAVEVWGKEENLRDLLSEVATGSLQDGQSPGVYLCEDPICGMQLQNQSELRAPTAEKAAFFLDAAIASRRSSQQDCREEDHKNSHMLFTLHIYQYRMEKSGKGGMSGGRSRLHLIDLGSCVKPLSKNREGGSGLCLSLSALGNVILALVNGSKHIPYKDSKLTMLLRESLGNMNCRTTMIAHISAAAGNYAETLSTIQIASRVLRMKKKKTKYTSSSSGGESSCEEGRMRRPTQLRPFHSRNVVDPDFPILHLSSDPDYSSSSEQSCDTVIYVGPNGTALSDKELTDNEGPPDFVPIVPALQKTKTEGKLEDMSETAPSTSERDCLKCNTFAELQERLDCIDGSEETDTFPFEELPVQFSSDQVTKCPVSGQAAELTSASEEGLAGCQEPDKDFKENLNATANKIQGSHSPVHTGVLNEAPTPPLPRSVTGSPSSHTNCSQQSHSTDLQSSRESLNTCGFVESKPRPMGSPRLGIASLSKTSEYKPPTSPSQRCKVYTQKGVLPNPAPPPSSLSKDSGMVSSESLMQPEIRTPPIGMSPQLLKKSVSSSSADYGEPIDNEEQQEQQQEPPLSPESKKEILSTTMVTVQQPLELNGEDELVFTLVEELTISGVLENGRPTSIISFNSDCSVQALASGSRPVSIISSISEDLECYASTAPVSEVSITQFMPLPKMGLDHKAEEAESRRSSISSWLSEMSTGSDGEQSCHSFIAQACYGHGEALADAPIPELARGVQNSSVVCINDKQKPVTEEIFVLPEVTDENINKMSPIKGCKISALGKTMVTISNTTSLSSCEGFIPMKTNITVYPCIAVNPFKAQEPPETVSAVSSPAKVPQPQEVKESSVRKEIKFDDPWLKREDSVKKESCGPKAEAITQQNKKQKSADRFSSSSGETSSSPGTENLKRVVDGCEMGLPSSTAHSPAHTTESFKNGSLTRGVQKASKLEELDAVSYHYIEENSAISCSVGSQTSRASLERRFASPKHCVLTRPKGTPPLPPVRKSSLDQKNRASPQHSTCSSSTSSPLNQPAPFLASFPDELNGKQKGSSMESGNNSSSKLFSAKLEQLASRTNSLGRSSGSHYECLSLERAESLSSVSSKMGPGKDTTMPRAGRSFNRSAMSSPTNSGLSQSAGASPKASQSKISAVSKLLLASPKARSLAASTTKTLSFSTKSLPQSVGQSSGLPPNGKNMSWSTQSLSRNRSSGLSSKLPLRAVNGRISELLQGSTGTRGLQLRRNSDTDDRSAVHGEEKPTVHLLPSPYSKITPPRKPHRCSSGHGSDNSSVLSGELPPAMGKTALFYHSGGSSGYESMMRDSEATGSASSAQDSMSENSSSLSGRCRSLKNPKKRSNTGSQRRRLIPALSLDTTSPIRKPASPAVRWVDGPLRSSQRGMGEPFEIKVYEIDDVERLQRRRMGDNNEVICFNAKLKILEHRQQRIAEVKAKYEWLMRELEVTKQYLMLDPNKWLSEFDLEQVFELDSLEYLEALECVTERLENRVNYCKAHLMMITCFDITSGRR